The following are encoded together in the Pseudodesulfovibrio indicus genome:
- the galU gene encoding UTP--glucose-1-phosphate uridylyltransferase GalU, translating into MEIKKAVIPVAGWGTRSLPATKNVPKEMLPIFRKPIVQYIVEEGIEAGLSDVVFVTNQNKTIIEDHFDRNFLLEQLLERAGKTTLLEEVRRVAGLVNVIGVRQKEQLGLGHAVLTAREVCKNEPFAVMLGDDLMFGVHTGIGELIKAAKETGKAVVGVIEVPEHKVSKYGIIKGERIDQHTYKVTELVEKPAVKDAPSNLAIIGRYVLLPEIFDILEGQRAGVGGEIQLTDALQGLADQDKLIAVKLGGQRFDAGDWVEYLTANIYFALQDEELRDDLVKRLKELLPCSS; encoded by the coding sequence ATGGAAATCAAGAAAGCGGTCATTCCCGTAGCCGGATGGGGCACCCGTTCCCTGCCCGCCACCAAGAACGTTCCCAAGGAGATGCTGCCCATCTTCCGCAAGCCCATTGTCCAGTACATCGTGGAGGAGGGCATCGAGGCCGGGTTGAGCGACGTGGTCTTCGTCACCAACCAGAACAAGACCATCATCGAGGACCATTTCGACCGCAACTTCCTCCTGGAACAGCTCCTGGAGCGGGCGGGCAAGACCACGCTCCTGGAGGAAGTCCGGCGTGTGGCCGGGCTGGTCAACGTCATCGGCGTGCGCCAGAAGGAGCAGCTCGGCCTGGGCCATGCGGTGCTCACCGCCCGCGAGGTCTGCAAGAACGAGCCCTTCGCCGTCATGCTCGGCGACGACCTGATGTTCGGCGTGCACACCGGCATCGGCGAGCTGATCAAGGCCGCCAAGGAGACCGGCAAGGCCGTGGTCGGCGTCATCGAGGTGCCGGAGCACAAGGTCAGCAAGTACGGCATCATCAAGGGTGAGCGCATCGACCAGCACACCTACAAGGTGACCGAGCTGGTGGAGAAGCCCGCGGTCAAGGACGCCCCGTCCAACCTGGCCATCATCGGCCGGTACGTGCTCCTGCCGGAGATCTTCGACATCCTCGAAGGGCAGCGCGCGGGCGTGGGCGGCGAAATCCAGCTGACCGACGCCCTCCAGGGGCTGGCCGACCAGGACAAGCTCATCGCCGTGAAGCTCGGCGGCCAGCGGTTCGACGCGGGCGACTGGGTCGAGTACCTCACGGCCAACATCTATTTCGCCCTGCAGGACGAGGAGCTGCGCGACGATCTCGTCAAGCGCCTCAAGGAACTGCTTCCCTGCTCGTCCTAA